The Myxocyprinus asiaticus isolate MX2 ecotype Aquarium Trade chromosome 31, UBuf_Myxa_2, whole genome shotgun sequence genome has a segment encoding these proteins:
- the lyrm9 gene encoding LYR motif-containing protein 9, whose protein sequence is MPPLPGAELVRTPVQLYRYLLRCCKLLPSAAMQKHYQHAIRQSYNSHADEDDPERVQMIIQRAVSDADWILNKYAKKK, encoded by the exons ATGCCTCCTCTGCCGGGCGCTGAGCTCGTGCGCACGCCTGTGCAGCTGTACCGCTATCTGCTGCGTTGCTGTAAACTCCTGCCATCAGCTGCGATGCAGAAACACTATCAACATGCAATCCGACAG AGCTACAACAGTCATGCAGATGAGGACGACCCCGAAAGGGTACAGATGATCATTCAAAGAGCAGTATCTGATGCTGACTGGATATTAAATAAA TATGCAAAAAAGAAGTGA